Sequence from the Abditibacteriaceae bacterium genome:
TCAATGCCTCCGAGCTTTCGGGAACTGTCGTTGCGCTGCCGCGCCGCGAAGACGCCGAACCGGGCATCAACGACTTGCTGATCGTCGAATTCTACTCGCGTTAAACGACCGGGGCGCCACCGCCAACGCGCATCGGGACGGAAATTTTCCGTCCTGATTTTGCGCGTTCGGGCTATGGGCGCGCCCTTTTTGGGAGCGGTACTCCATTCATGCTTAATGTTTCCTCCATTCAACCGCGCATCCGCGTGCTGCAGCAAACCGAACGCTACGGCAAATTCGCGGTTGAACCGCTCAATAAAGGCTACGGCCACACGCTCGGTGCGAGCTTGCGCCGCGTGTTGCTGACTTCAATTGAAGGCGTAGCCATCACAGCCGTACAAATCCAGGGTGTGCAGCACGAATTTTCGACAATGCCCGGCGTTGTTGAAGACACCATGGAAGTCGTCTTGAACTTGAAAGAAGTTGCGGTCAAGTCGCTTAATGGCCGTCTCGAAGGGCCGGTTTCGGCTCGTATCGACAAGCAGGGCGAAGGCCGTATCACCGGCGCCGATATTCAGTTGCCGCCGAACTTGCAAATCGTGTCGCCGGAAAAGGCGCTTGCAACCCTGTCGCGTGAGGATGCACGTTTCGATGCCGTTTTGACCATCGAATCGGGCGTTGGCTATGTGCCGTCGGGAATGCAGGAACGCGCCAAGACGATTGGCAACTTGCCGATCGACGCGATTTATTCGCCTGTAACCCGCGTTAACTACTTTGTTGAACCGACCCGCGTCGGCCAGCAGACCGAACTCGACCGCCTGGTGTTGGAAGTTTCAACCAACGGCGCATTGACTCCGGGCGCTGCTGTCGGCCAGGCCGCGCGTATTCTTACCGAATACTTGCAGTTGTTCTTTGAAATGGGCGGCGACGTTGAAGGCAGCCTGTTCGAGAGCGAAGATTCGGGCGATGCGCGTGCTCGCGACATCAAGATCGATGACCTTGATTTCTCGGTTCGCACTTACAATTGCCTCAAGCGTCAGGGCATCGAAACTCTCGATGAACTGCGTAACTATTCGGCTGAAGAGCTGATGAATATCCGTAACTTCGGCTCCAAGTCGTATGACGAAGTTATCGATAAATTGAAGGAATACGGCTACGAAATTCGCGGTGCGAATGCCGCAGCCGAAACTGAACTGCTGGACGTTTAATCGTTCCCGGACGAAAGTCCCATGACCGAGGCGAAAAGCAGCGAGTACGGTCGAATTCGACCGTACTCGCCACCGTCCGCCCGACAGGAGAAAGAAGATGCGCCATAAGATGGCCCAGCGTAAGCTGAACCTCCCGACAGACCAGCGTATGGCTCTGTTGAAGAACCAGGTACAAGCCTTGTTCACGCACGAGAAGCTCGTCACCACCGAAGCCCGCGCTAAAGAAGTGCGCCGCCTCGCCGAAAAGCTGATCACACGCGCCAAAGTCGATAGCGTCGCTAACCGCCGCTACGTCGAGCGCTACATCCAGAAGTCGCCCGTACCGAACGAGAGCAAAGAAAAGTTCAAAGTTCGCAAGCGCAACAACCCGATGGCGATTCGCAAAAGCCAGCAGGTCAAAGCCTGGCGCGACGCCGAGCATCCCGAACGCGAAATCCTGAACAAACTGTTCACCGACATCGCGCCGCGCTACGCGGATCGCGCGAAAGATGCTCCCGGCGGCAACGGCGGTTACACACGCATCACCAAGATGCCGGCTCGCCGTGGCGACGCTGCACCGCTCGCGATTTTGACCTTTGTCGAGTAGTACGGTCGATAACGACTGTCTTCCGCCCATGCGCTCGATTGCGTTTTTAGTCGCTTACGACGGCACCGACTGGTGCGGTTCGCAGCGACAGACGAACGGACGCAGCGTGCAGGGCGAACTCGAAGCGGCGGTCGAAAAAGTAACACGCGTTTTTTCGCCGATTACTTTGGCAGGCCGCACCGATGCGGGTGTTCATGCGACGGGGCAATGCGGGCGGTTTGAAACTGCCAGTCGCATTCCCGCCGAGCGGTTTCCGCTTGCGCTGAACACAAACCTCGAGCGCTCGATTCGCGTGACGAAAGCCTGGGAATGTGAGAGGAGTTTTCATCCTCGATTTTCGGCCACCTCGCGCGCTTACCGTTACACGTTGCTCGATAGCGAGATTGCAAATCCGTTGTTGAGCCGCATTGCAGGACACGTCCGCGAACCGCTGGATGTGGAACGAATGCGAGAAGCGAGTGCGGTGTTCGTCGGAGAGCACGATTTTGCGGCATGGCAGTCGGCGGGAAGTCCTAATGGAACGACCGTTCGGCGATTGACAAAACTGGACGTAGCGCGAAGCTCTGGATTTGGATCGAGTACGGTCGAAATCGAGATCGAAGCGAATGCGTTTTTATATCAGATGGTGCGTAACATAGTGGGCGCACTGATCGAAGTCGGGCGAGGCAAGCTCGAAACAGAAGATTTGCAAAACTTGATGGTGATGCGCGACCGGACGAAGTGTCCGCCACCCGCGCCGCCGCAAGGCTTGCGACTGGAGACGATTTCTTATGGCAACGATTAAAGCGAGAACATATCACGCCAAGCCCGGCGATATCGACCGCACCTGGCATCTGGTAGATGCCGAAGGTCAGACGGTTGGTCGTTTGGCTTCGCGCGTCGCGTATATTTTGCGCGGCAAGCACAAACCGCAGTTCACCCCGTCGATTGACACCGGCGACTTTGTCGTCGTAATCAACGCGGAGAAAGCGATTTTTACCGGCAACAAGCTCGAACAGAAGATGTATTACCGTGTGACAACGCGTCCCGGCTCTTTGAAGAAAGCCGACGCCAAGTCGCTGATGGAAAAAGACCCGACGCGTATTTTGCAGGAAGCCATTGAAGGCATGCTGCCGCACAACACGTTGGGCCGTCAGCAGGCGCGTAAGCTTCACGTTTACGCCGGCAGCGACCACAAACATGTGGCTCAGCAGCCGCAGAACCTCGACATCAACAGCGTTATCGCGGGCGATTCGGTCGCTAAATAGTTTGTTGTCCGAGTTTCGGACACCGGAGAATTATGGCAGATACTTTTTACGGCACCGGCAAGCGCAAAGACGCGGTTGCTCGCGTGTGGATTACGCCAGGCAGCGGCACCTTTACGGTGAACGGCAAGAGCCTGGAAGAATACTTTGGCCGCGTAACGCATCAGCAGCTCGCGCGTGAAGCATTCACCAAAACCGCCGCCGGCGGCAACTACGACGTGAAGGCAACGGCTCACGGCGGCGGCATCACCGGACAGGCTGGCGCGTTGCGTCACGGCATCGCGAAAGCGCTCGTCGAAATGAACGCCGAACTGAAGCCTGAACTGCGCTCTATCGGCGCCATGACGCGCGACCCACGCGTCAAAGAACGCAAGAAATATGGTCGCAAGCGCGCTCGTCGCGGCTTCCAGTTCTCGAAGCGTTAATCACACTTTGGGACGGAAAGGAGGGTACGGTCGA
This genomic interval carries:
- a CDS encoding DNA-directed RNA polymerase subunit alpha — encoded protein: MLNVSSIQPRIRVLQQTERYGKFAVEPLNKGYGHTLGASLRRVLLTSIEGVAITAVQIQGVQHEFSTMPGVVEDTMEVVLNLKEVAVKSLNGRLEGPVSARIDKQGEGRITGADIQLPPNLQIVSPEKALATLSREDARFDAVLTIESGVGYVPSGMQERAKTIGNLPIDAIYSPVTRVNYFVEPTRVGQQTELDRLVLEVSTNGALTPGAAVGQAARILTEYLQLFFEMGGDVEGSLFESEDSGDARARDIKIDDLDFSVRTYNCLKRQGIETLDELRNYSAEELMNIRNFGSKSYDEVIDKLKEYGYEIRGANAAAETELLDV
- the rpsI gene encoding 30S ribosomal protein S9 — its product is MADTFYGTGKRKDAVARVWITPGSGTFTVNGKSLEEYFGRVTHQQLAREAFTKTAAGGNYDVKATAHGGGITGQAGALRHGIAKALVEMNAELKPELRSIGAMTRDPRVKERKKYGRKRARRGFQFSKR
- the truA gene encoding tRNA pseudouridine(38-40) synthase TruA, with amino-acid sequence MRSIAFLVAYDGTDWCGSQRQTNGRSVQGELEAAVEKVTRVFSPITLAGRTDAGVHATGQCGRFETASRIPAERFPLALNTNLERSIRVTKAWECERSFHPRFSATSRAYRYTLLDSEIANPLLSRIAGHVREPLDVERMREASAVFVGEHDFAAWQSAGSPNGTTVRRLTKLDVARSSGFGSSTVEIEIEANAFLYQMVRNIVGALIEVGRGKLETEDLQNLMVMRDRTKCPPPAPPQGLRLETISYGND
- the rplM gene encoding 50S ribosomal protein L13, with the translated sequence MATIKARTYHAKPGDIDRTWHLVDAEGQTVGRLASRVAYILRGKHKPQFTPSIDTGDFVVVINAEKAIFTGNKLEQKMYYRVTTRPGSLKKADAKSLMEKDPTRILQEAIEGMLPHNTLGRQQARKLHVYAGSDHKHVAQQPQNLDINSVIAGDSVAK
- the rplQ gene encoding 50S ribosomal protein L17, which encodes MRHKMAQRKLNLPTDQRMALLKNQVQALFTHEKLVTTEARAKEVRRLAEKLITRAKVDSVANRRYVERYIQKSPVPNESKEKFKVRKRNNPMAIRKSQQVKAWRDAEHPEREILNKLFTDIAPRYADRAKDAPGGNGGYTRITKMPARRGDAAPLAILTFVE